One Mucilaginibacter ginkgonis genomic region harbors:
- a CDS encoding DUF4920 domain-containing protein has product MKKLIFIAALACTGVMAKGQTITPAKAGVTYGKTVTAYNAVSTDAINGKFGADSVYNGKITGTVVEVCKKKGCFMKLAQANGSPIMVQFTDYAYFMPQDIVGKTVVVEGTAKMKQTSVASLKHYAADAGKSPEEIAKISQPKKDISIMADGVLVVK; this is encoded by the coding sequence ATGAAAAAATTGATCTTCATAGCTGCACTGGCTTGCACCGGTGTAATGGCTAAGGGGCAAACTATTACTCCTGCCAAAGCGGGCGTAACTTACGGCAAAACCGTAACTGCTTATAACGCGGTGAGTACAGACGCTATCAACGGCAAGTTTGGTGCAGATTCTGTTTACAATGGAAAAATTACCGGGACTGTAGTTGAAGTTTGTAAGAAAAAAGGCTGCTTTATGAAACTGGCGCAGGCCAATGGTTCGCCTATTATGGTCCAGTTTACAGACTACGCTTACTTTATGCCGCAGGATATTGTGGGCAAAACTGTTGTGGTTGAAGGTACAGCCAAAATGAAACAAACATCTGTAGCCAGCTTAAAACATTATGCCGCCGACGCCGGTAAATCGCCCGAGGAAATTGCAAAGATTAGTCAGCCGAAGAAAGATATTTCCATTATGGCTGATGGAGTGCTGGTAGTGAAGTAA
- a CDS encoding VOC family protein encodes MKKVTGIGGIFFKCDDPQQMNDWYAKNLGLPVQKWGTMFRWRDAENPDKEGTTVWSTFKRDAQSFEPSAKEFMINYRVDDLEALVKELKAAGVTFVDEMLSDEYGKFVHIMDPEGNKIELWEDLG; translated from the coding sequence ATGAAAAAAGTAACAGGTATTGGCGGCATCTTCTTCAAATGTGATGATCCGCAGCAAATGAACGATTGGTATGCTAAAAACCTGGGGCTGCCCGTGCAGAAATGGGGTACAATGTTCAGATGGCGCGATGCGGAAAATCCCGACAAAGAAGGCACTACCGTATGGAGCACTTTTAAAAGGGATGCGCAAAGTTTTGAACCATCTGCCAAGGAGTTTATGATCAATTACCGTGTAGATGATCTGGAAGCATTGGTTAAGGAATTAAAGGCGGCGGGTGTAACTTTTGTTGACGAGATGCTTAGCGACGAGTACGGTAAATTCGTGCACATAATGGATCCCGAAGGCAATAAAATAGAACTTTGGGAAGATCTGGGTTAA